The Haliaeetus albicilla chromosome 4, bHalAlb1.1, whole genome shotgun sequence genomic sequence AAGGCTCCTCTAGAAGGAGATTCAGTATGAACAGGGGGCTACACCCAGTGTCTGAATTATCTTTAGGAAGAGTCTGTCTCTTTCCATTGGCagtagaggaaagaaaggaggctTACAGATAAGATGCTGGTTTTGAAGATAGGTGGCAGGAATGCTTTAATTACTCTGGTTATTTTGTCTTgacagaaacagtatttttcttctacacagggttttattttgaaatagttatgtaaaggggaaaaaagagttaTGTGAAACTCCCTCAAGCCTATCAGAGCAGCCTTTCCCAACCAACATTTTCATGAACAGTTTTAATCTATCCTAGTTATAAAATATGTGGATATTCTTACCTATTTTACTAAGATAGCAACAAACAAGGCTGTTCATTAGCAGACTTCCCATTGCTGTAGAGCAGTGATGCAATTAGGCAAGAATAAATGGCAACACAAGTGACTCCGATACTTGCATTTTGCAAATTTTAGACACCAAAAGTATTCTACTTCTGCAGGTGGGAATCCCTGTGGACTTCAATTGAATTTTTACTGTGTACAGTCAAGTTTAAGTTCAAAGTTaatcaaaggggaaaaaaaccaccccacctCATTGACAAAAATCCCAGGAATAGACAAGTACAACTAGTCAGTTTAGTTAGAAGAGTTCTACCTGTTTAATGAGCCATGACTTCAATCTGACTATTAAACTTAAGAAGACCAAAATACAGGTAGCACTTCAAGGAAAGACTAccattcatttttctgttctgcaataaatttaagaaatgattttttttcctatcttgaTTCTAAAatattagattaaaaaaaaggtagcagaaatgaaaatgaagttcaGTCACATGGAAGAAATGAAGAATGACTATGCAGATATGAATACTCACTGTGTTTTTGGTGTAACTACAAAACTCCCATTCAGACTGAATCAAAACCAGGCACTGCTTACTTTTGAAGATGAAGAAGGTATGACACATATTTTATGTATAAAATTAATGTCTCTGTTGTATTTCATTGCCAAAGGAAAAAGATGTACATAAacgttttggaaaaaaaaaaatcaacaacagCCAAAGAAAGAATATACAGAGAACCTTTCACTATTATGATACCaatcagtagaaaaaaaattcttgcaaGCACTCTGCATGTTTTTGTTGGATTACCAGATTTCTGCTCCCAGCTAATACAAACAATGTTTGGTGTTTGAAATTGGGAATATGTTTCTACCTCACAGAGTATTGTCAAGAATGAGTCAAAATGTTTTGACAGCAGAATTTGGTTATTTTCTTTACTCTGGGCAGTACCTTATTCTGACAGCAGTTACGTTGGTTAAGTGTACACATCAGATGATGGGTAGATCTGAGACGACAGAGGGATGGTGCAGTCTGTAACGTGCCTGCTTCCCACTGAGATGCTTGCTGTTGGGACAGCCTGGTGCCTGCCTGCAAGGAGCCTGCAGGCAGTCTGGCTGGGCCTGCTTGCTGGGTGGCTCAGTTACGCAAGTATATTCCAGATACAAAACTAGTGTCTGATTCATTTCTTTCAGCTAAAATCTAACATTGCTAATAGGCATTCTCTGCACCTGGTAGCGATATGTGGTTTTCATCCAAGGATATTTTCTGTACTGCTCTAGAGATAGTATGATATTTTACCTGTTGCCTATAACCACTGAGATTTTATGGAAGTAGACATGCCTGAAGACAGGGGTAGTGGGATCTGGTTGCCTAactgttatttatttcttctttattgaTGCAAAAGGAGATTTTGCTTAAGAGAGTGGGGaatagttttggttttataaTGATTAAATGAGGCTTTTCATGTCTGAAAATTTGTGATTTTCCTTAGTTGCCCAGAGACTGGTAAAAATGGGTAAGCATGCTGTGAACCTGGACAGCAAAATAGCAGATGTGAGAGTGAAGCCTTTTACACTTGAAATGGGAGTCAAGTTTGAGGTAATCAACTGCGATATGAAACTGTAAAGATACGAACTTGCAGTACTTAAAAAGCTTTAAGTTCAGTTTTTTGGGTGTTTTCAGTTACAGAGTtcacaaaaaattaatttttttagctTCATGTTACTATTTCTGGAAAGAAGATCAATGTTTCAGAAGTACCTGAGCTATCCATTCCTGAAGACTGGATGAGAGACAAATTAGAGCTGAATTTCTACAAATCTGAAGAGGGAGGACGAGAAGTAGAAAATGTGAACTATGACAAGCAGTCTAGAACAGCTGTTATTACATTCCTCAGACCTGGAGGTATAGTATGTAATACTTCGTTAGGTAGATGTACAGGCCATATTGTCCATTCTGTGTTACATTCCATTCCATATTACATTCTGTGTTTACTTAACCACTGAATGTAGCAAATTCTTCCCACAGAGAGTTAAGTAGATCAGGAAAAGATGTGGGTTCACCCACACATCTGTAAATAAAGCAGTATTTCATCATATTCCTTTTTGATCAAACATGACCTGATATGCAGTTTGCGagctttctttctttcttaacttTGTCAAACCcctattttttctttgcattgctGGACACatattgcaaaaagaaaattaggaaaatgCGTTTGATTTAAGCTCTTGTTTCATGACAATGAAGTTAGACAGGCATTCAGATTGCCCAACTGTATGAAATTTGATGAAGATCAGTGGAGCCACATCCATTTAGAGCAGCTGCTTTAGATTTATTTCAGAAGCTTTTGTGGGTATTtaaggattttgcttttttggaaATGCCAAATAAACTTTTTGCAAAATGCATATGAAGAATCTACAAGTGTGCTATCATATATTAGTTTCCAAATCCATATAAGAAAAATTAGTCTGTTCTTTGATATGcttacaaaatgcattttagatTATATTACTCATACTcctctttttctcattctccATTACAGCAGCTAATGGCTTGGCGAGATGTACTAAATATCCTTTCTTTGTAAACGGAAGGTGCTATGGGCTTTCTGTTTCCCCAAACACTGACGTACACTTGGAAAAGTTTCAGGTAAAAGAATCTAGTCCAGGCTAACCGCTAAATAGAACAGATATGTGGAAAATATGAGATATGGGCAGAATTTTCAGTTCTGAGGACTGCAGAAGCTTTTGTGTCATGCACTTTGTGGAACTTAATAGCAAGTGTGAGTCTGCAATATGGCGCTCTGCTTATAATCTTAGGTTTTGCAGTGTGAAAgctataatttattttaaaagagtgTGCATGTCTTTCCTTGATCAAATTATATCATTACTTACCATAATGTCTGTGCTAGACAGGAGGCAAATACTGAATTGTCTGTGAAGTAGGTTAATAGTAAACACAACAACGTTTTTCCAAGTCACAAAGCACTGTCATATTCATCCCTAATGAGAGGCCGTGTTGATAGTCTCAGCAGAGACCCTTGTTGTTCTATGAAACATTTgctcattcatttttttttttcattcattcattcaacCCAAATAATGACTTCTTTTCCGGTAACACTAGTCTGCTTGCTCATCATATTCTCACTGAAATTGTCTTCTACTTTGTATGAATAGATTGTAATCAAGTCAGCATTGTGTATATAATCAGGCCTTTGTAATTAAAGCATTGACTGGAGTGTGTGCATTTATGAGATACAACAGCATTCTTTGCAGGTGTGTATTATGTATTGGCATGGATTTTTATGGAGTGATGCTGTCTAGAGTCATCAGCGATCCCCAAATCCAGTGTGTGGGACACACCAGTTCAGGAGGCTAGGTGCATTGCCTATTGAACTCCGTAGTGTATGACAGAGTTCTGAACTCCTGGtattttcagtgacagaaatATACCACGCTGTCCAAAGTATTAAAATGTAATCAAAGATCCTAGCCATATCTGATCAAGGATATGTTTATTTCTAGTATCTGTGAGTTCCTTTAGATGTACGTGCAACAGCTGATGTGTAATaggagtttgtttttctttcctcaatAGCTCTATTGTGGGGTTTCTAAGAAGACCATTCTGTTGAAAAGAATTGAAGAGACGGAAGATGACGAGGAAAGTGTACAGGACATGATTgaaattcattttcaaaagcctAGTAATAGTGGTGGGGAAATAGAGAAAATCAAATATGTATCGAAAGGTGTAACGTGGGTTTGGTTTGAGGAGGATACTTAGAATGTAGGAAATTGTAGGTTGAACTCATGAAGCTCTGAGGTTTTGCTTCATGAGAGGCATAGGAAGTTACGGAGACATTGTGCTTTAATGTTCTGAAATTACACTTGAAAAAGAGGAACTACCTGTCATTCTGATTTGTGTAATGACACAGACTTTGCATGGAAATTCAGTAAAACTCACTGCTTGGCGTTCCAGAGGTTCCTAATTAAAGTCGTAGAAAAAGTCTTTACCAGCACTTGAAACTTAATCTAAGATGGCTTTCTGCAAATTTGCAGATTTTGTATCTTGCAAATCTTAGATAGGTCACATACTCCAAAGTGGGATAAATCTATTCCTTCTTACATTTTGGTTACAAAAGCCATATGTAATCTCAATCAAAAGCATCTTCACGGacctgcattttttaaagtgccACAGTTTCAGAAGGTAGCTCAGACAGAACTCCAGTCCTGCTGAGACTGCTGTGTGCCACCATAACTCAAATACCTGAAAAGAGTTATGCTGTAATTTCATAATATCCACATTATCAAATtcttcataaaattaaaatataaaaagggAGAGTGCAAAACCACCACAGATTTACTCAGGAAATAGTGCCTATAAGGCAGTTCTTATAAAGAAATGACATAGCAGTAATGCTGCTTTTATCTGTCGCAATGCTCTTACTTCTCTTAGGATCTGATGCAAATTCTGCTGAGCTTCCACTAAGTTAATAGCCtggtttatttggttttgataCTTGTTTCTACAGTtacatttttcctcatttttgttcatggttttgcttattttaaaatattacagttaAGAATTGAGATGATTCTGTATCTAAACCAGATTGCTTTCTAAGAATGCTGGGGAAACAGTCCGATGGTGGACGCTGTGTCTGAGGTATCTGTGTTGGTGCAGGTGACTGGCCCGGCTGCTGGCTCTGGGAGGGTCTGTAGAGAGGGGTCAGCTGGAAAAAGGCGTATAGGGTTTAGGGCAACTTAATTTTTCAGCATGTAAAATCACCcttttgattccagttcatcCTTCCAGTTCTCATTCTAAAAgacctttgaaataaaatggaaattccAAGGaggaatgttttttcttttctgctgtggtCCTTTTTAGTTGCTGCCCTTGGGGGCTGAAACGGTTTGGCAACAATAATCTTAACTTCAAAGTAGCGTGGGTCTAACATTgaaaataacttattttcatAGTATTTGACATCTTGGTATGCAGGAAGAGCACTACGAATATACCTCAGGTATTATTATTCAAAAGAAACTGTTAGTAGGCAATAGATATGGTTAAATATCGGAAACTGAAAGGGTACTAGCACCACAGTTGATTTTGAATTTACTGTTGGGAGAGATACATGTGACTGTAGCACCTCTTGCTGTTTAGTGCATGCAAAGGCATGGATTGCTTACCTGACAattatgaaattaaacaaaaaaaaggagtagtaCCAGAGTATTTATGGAGATTGCCTACTTCTGCATGTAGCAGTCTTAAAAAGTTGATAAGATCAGAtgccttaaaaaagaaagggggggaaaaccTGATGAAGGTAAAAAATGTCATGAATTTTAATCGTACCTCACTGATAAATGTTGAGAAGTAAAGccttaagaaagaaaaggtttaaaATTCTCATAAGGTATCACAGTGTGCGGGAGTAGTGAGAAGCTACAGGTTTAAAGTGTATAAAATCAAGGTGAGATTTGAAGCAACTTTTTAAGACAGTATTTGTGAATGTCTCGGTGTCCTCTCTGACGAATTGATGGTACCGTTTAAAGCAACAGCGGTGCTGCATAAAGGCCGGACAACAGTTTTAACGATGAAAAACAAGAATACAGAATTCAGGCGATGTTCCTGTGAATGGCAATgccctttttcccccccacctcctgggGTGAAGTTACCTTTGACTGGCAGCTTGGAGAAcagctgtgactttttttttttttttatgcccGGACTGCGTACAAATACTTCAGATTTTCATCGCTGCAGCTTCCACCGTGAGCCAAACCTCGAGTCTCGCATcctccagccagccctgccctggggacGGGACGGCTACAGCTGCCGGTGCCCGGGGAGACGCCGAAGGGGCACCGGGAGGCGGTGGGCTAACCAGGGTACGTTGCCTTTGCCGGGCCGGGGAGGGTTCCTGCCACGAAATGTGAGTGAAAATCGGGGGTATTGGTTCTTCCAAGACCTTCCCCGAGGCGTGGGGCGGcgcggcggaggaggaggaggtgcccCGTCCCGTGTCCCCTCCCGCCGCGGGGCTCCGGGAACGCGGGACCCGCCGTTTCTCTTTCGGTTTCaccgccgggccggggcaggACGAGCCCGCCCGCTCCCCGGGACGCCGGCGAAAGCCATGGCAAGTGCCTGaggccggggcggggaggggggggggagggggcgagCAGGGCCGTGAGGGGAGGATCGCCCACCCGCCGTCCACAGGGGAAGGGCCGGTTCCCGGCGGGAGGTTCCGGGGAATGGCGGATGCGCTGCCGTGAGGCCGGGGGAGAGCCCGGCCGTTCCCGCCGGCCGGTTCCCGCCGCCGGAGCTCCCTCACAGGGGAAGCGCCCCGGGCCTGCGGGTTGGTCCCGTCAGGCGGGGCGGGAAGAGGGGCCTTCTCCTCGCACCGCTCGTTAGAAACGGCGGAGAGTTAAAAGTAACGGCGAGGGGAACAAAGGCAGCGAATCGTGGCCGCCTCTCCCTCAGTCCCTgagctgaagaaataaataaataccgGGCACTCGGACAGCAGCGCTCCGCCGCGGCCTGCTGTCCTGGCCCCCCAGTCAGTTAGTGGTAGCAACAGGTCTGATTTCCCCCCTTCAGTAGTGATAAcgtttgcattttttaataacacTGAGAACCGGCGGGGTCTACGGGGAATTCTTCACATCCGACCTCTCGCCAGCGGCGACCCGCGTAGCAGATTGGccaaaaaaccagcaaaacgCGCGGCCTGGCCTTCGGCGGCTCCGCGTTATCTGCCTGGCAGCAGCCACCGAACGCCGGCTTGTCTTATAAGTGATTCAGCTCAAACCGAACTGTACGTTcatgggttgttttttttttgtctaaccCCAATAGCAGGCATGGGTGTTGTTCCAAAATACCAGCTGGCAAGGTGCGAGATGCTGTCTGGCAGCTGAGCGCTCCCGCTCGTGCACGGGCCGCATTGGCTGTGTGAAGCGTGAGAAAATCCTGCATAAAGCTCCGTCAATCTCGGAAGCACCCTGTTTATATTCTCTTCATGTTGTCTCATTAGTGCAGAAACTTCCTTTCACACGAACATTACCACCAAAATAATTGCCTAATATAATTAAAGCTCCTGGCTCTTTAAATTTGATGGGTGATAAAAAAAGGCCTTACGTCTTCGTGAATTAAAAGCTTGCATGGTTGCACAGTCTCATTTAATCTGTCTCCTCACTCCCTTCAGAAACACTGCGGTGGTGGTCCACAAGGCTTTCGACGCACGTCAACGAAGCATTCGCCCCCGGCGGCACATTCTGCAGGCTTTGTAACTGCTGTGCTGGCCCTAATGTTTTATGCAGCCCAGGTCCAGAAGAGACTTTGTAAGGGAAGCCTAAAGAATTTAGATGGAGTGACTGACCTCGAGTACAGTCGCTCTGAAGTTATTGACAGTTCGTTCCCATGAACGCTGCCATGCAGACatactaaattattttctttcttccaaaaagtCAATGAACTGTTAACAAAATTTACTCGGTGTTCCACCATTTACAGTAATTTTGCCATGATATTCCCAATGAAATATTACTGTTTATGTCTGTGTAGTAAGAACGGAAAGAAAATACGCTTTTCTTAACAAGACATGAATGCAAATCCTATTTAGGATGGATTTCATGTTTGCTGCATTGGGAGGTTTGGCTCTGATGAAAATCATGTGTGTAGTTAGTTGTTTTACGCACTGCGAGTCTCAGATGGCTGGGATTATGTTCTTCCAATTTAACAAGGTTATCCATTTAATAAGTGGAGAGAGATGAGTCAGAGCACAACCCTAGATCCCAGCTCTCACGAATTTGACAAGTAAGGACAGTCTGAATCTGACCCTTCCACTCTGAAAAGACAATCCTTACTGAACAGTACATGcaatttttcattctcttcaaATTTTGAATATTAGAATCGGAGGAAACAACCTGATCAGTGTGACACTGGACCTGTCATTTGAGAAACTGTTAAATTTACTTCTAATTTTTACTgctttaaggaaagaaaatattgagaGGGTGTAAATTATGCTTAAGAGTCAGGCCATTTTTTACTGCAGTAATGTAAAGGTGCCTGAGGGAGTCTGGCATTCACCGAAATCTGATTTCAGCAGTCTTCTTAATTACCTACTAAACACGCATGTTGTCTGTGCAAAAGGAAGGGGAGTCATTTCAGCAGTCAGGGTGAATCTGGGTAACCTCTACGGGAGGTCACCAGTACTCCTTGCATTTACAAGTGTGCCATGTCTCTGTGTGCAGGCAACAGCACAAGCTGCTAAATCAGCAAGGACAGTTGTCATCACTGGTGTTCCAGATGGCCTTCTGCACGATGATGTCATGACTGACATACTGATGATTCATTTCCAAATGTCGAAGAACAACGGTGGAGATGTGGAAGAAGTAATGTATCCAACAAGGAGAAAAGGTGTTGCATATGTAACTTTTGAAGATCAGGAAGGTATTTAGATTAATGTACTATAGTAAATACAGCCATCCCCCAAAGTATTAGCCCTAGAATGTTAACCCtaaaccaaattattttaatttgtttactGGTATTAGGATTTTATAGAACTGGGAGACTAACACCTCTCTTTTAGTCAGTCAAAGTTTTAGGATTCTATTTCTGTTCATTGAAGTTGTGACTCTGAACGGGCTTCGTGCAAAGCGTTTTGTTATGTTTGTTTTTAGGAATAAATTTATACCATGCATAACAGATATGATTTTTGTAGTCAGGCTTTTCAGAATAAATCTCTGCCAATTAGTGTTCTAAGAAGACAGGCTTCTGTCTCTCTGAACAATTTCAActaatacataaaatattatgCAAGAATATTGAATCACTTGTGTGTATGTATGGAAAATTGTGAGGGAAAGCATCAAGAGAAAAACACCCATGAAGTGTTCTGCCATCAGACTGGCAATGATGCGTTACCTTACTGTGCAACAAGTGAATC encodes the following:
- the NMI gene encoding N-myc-interactor isoform X1; its protein translation is MDFTSPPLSLKDDGFSMATPDPFGTSKDEMERLEGELKKWKERVEKAEKAKADLFLCKLSADEECVKAEEELIKLKNFQEKGHKNIIMSRDTHERELHVLIEENAELKREIKKLKEDLAKCSSGLSQDGQIKKKVAEMKMKFSHMEEMKNDYADMNTHCVFGVTTKLPFRLNQNQALLTFEDEEVAQRLVKMGKHAVNLDSKIADVRVKPFTLEMGVKFELHVTISGKKINVSEVPELSIPEDWMRDKLELNFYKSEEGGREVENVNYDKQSRTAVITFLRPGAANGLARCTKYPFFVNGRCYGLSVSPNTDVHLEKFQLYCGVSKKTILLKRIEETEDDEESVQDMIEIHFQKPSNSGGEIEKIKYVSKGVTWVWFEEDT
- the NMI gene encoding N-myc-interactor isoform X3; protein product: MATPDPFGTSKDEMERLEGELKKWKERVEKAEKAKADLFLCKLSADEECVKAEEELIKLKNFQEKGHKNIIMSRDTHERELHVLIEENAELKREIKKLKEDLAKCSSGLSQDGQIKKKVAEMKMKFSHMEEMKNDYADMNTHCVFGVTTKLPFRLNQNQALLTFEDEEVAQRLVKMGKHAVNLDSKIADVRVKPFTLEMGVKFELHVTISGKKINVSEVPELSIPEDWMRDKLELNFYKSEEGGREVENVNYDKQSRTAVITFLRPGAANGLARCTKYPFFVNGRCYGLSVSPNTDVHLEKFQLYCGVSKKTILLKRIEETEDDEESVQDMIEIHFQKPSNSGGEIEKIKYVSKGVTWVWFEEDT
- the NMI gene encoding N-myc-interactor isoform X2 translates to MTSMATPDPFGTSKDEMERLEGELKKWKERVEKAEKAKADLFLCKLSADEECVKAEEELIKLKNFQEKGHKNIIMSRDTHERELHVLIEENAELKREIKKLKEDLAKCSSGLSQDGQIKKKVAEMKMKFSHMEEMKNDYADMNTHCVFGVTTKLPFRLNQNQALLTFEDEEVAQRLVKMGKHAVNLDSKIADVRVKPFTLEMGVKFELHVTISGKKINVSEVPELSIPEDWMRDKLELNFYKSEEGGREVENVNYDKQSRTAVITFLRPGAANGLARCTKYPFFVNGRCYGLSVSPNTDVHLEKFQLYCGVSKKTILLKRIEETEDDEESVQDMIEIHFQKPSNSGGEIEKIKYVSKGVTWVWFEEDT